Proteins from a single region of Verrucosispora sp. NA02020:
- the tuf gene encoding elongation factor Tu — protein sequence MAKAKFERTKPHVNIGTIGHIDHGKTTLTAAITKVLHDQYPDLNPYTPFDEIDKAPEEKARGITISIAHVEYQTEARHYAHVDCPGHADYIKNMITGAAQMDGAILVVAATDGPMPQTREHVLLARQVGVPYIVVALNKSDMVDDEELLELVELEVRELLSAQEYPGDDLPVVQVSALKALEGDPVWTEKLLELMSAVDTAIPQPERETEKPFLMPVEDVFTITGRGTVVTGRVERGVLLPNEDVEVVGIREKGFKTKVTAIEMFRKTLDDARAGENVGLLLRGTKREDVERGMVVVKPGTTTPHTEFEATVYILSKEEGGRHTPFFQNYRPQFYFRTTDVTGVVTLPEGTEMVMPGDNTTMTVKLIQPIAMEDNLKFAIREGGRTVGAGRVTKIIK from the coding sequence GTGGCGAAGGCGAAGTTCGAGCGGACTAAGCCGCACGTCAACATCGGCACCATTGGTCACATCGACCACGGTAAGACGACGCTGACGGCGGCCATCACCAAGGTCCTGCACGACCAGTACCCGGACCTGAACCCGTACACGCCGTTCGACGAGATCGACAAGGCGCCTGAGGAGAAGGCCCGCGGCATCACGATCTCGATCGCACACGTCGAGTACCAGACCGAGGCGCGGCACTACGCGCACGTCGACTGCCCCGGTCACGCCGACTACATCAAGAACATGATCACCGGTGCCGCGCAGATGGACGGCGCGATCCTGGTGGTCGCGGCGACCGACGGCCCGATGCCGCAGACCCGCGAGCACGTGCTGCTGGCCCGCCAGGTCGGCGTGCCGTACATCGTCGTGGCGCTGAACAAGAGCGACATGGTCGACGACGAGGAGCTCCTGGAGCTCGTCGAGCTCGAGGTCCGCGAGCTGCTCTCGGCTCAGGAGTACCCGGGTGACGACCTGCCGGTCGTCCAGGTCTCCGCGCTGAAGGCCCTCGAGGGCGACCCGGTCTGGACCGAGAAGCTGCTCGAGCTGATGAGCGCGGTCGACACCGCGATCCCGCAGCCGGAGCGCGAGACCGAGAAGCCGTTCCTCATGCCCGTCGAGGACGTCTTCACCATCACCGGTCGGGGTACCGTGGTCACCGGTCGCGTCGAGCGTGGCGTGCTGCTCCCGAACGAGGACGTCGAGGTCGTCGGCATCCGCGAGAAGGGCTTCAAGACCAAGGTCACCGCGATCGAGATGTTCCGGAAGACCCTGGACGACGCCCGCGCAGGCGAGAACGTCGGTCTGCTGCTCCGGGGCACCAAGCGCGAGGACGTCGAGCGCGGCATGGTGGTCGTCAAGCCGGGCACCACCACCCCGCACACGGAGTTCGAGGCGACCGTCTACATCCTCTCCAAGGAGGAGGGTGGCCGGCACACCCCGTTCTTCCAGAACTACCGTCCGCAGTTCTACTTCCGGACCACGGACGTCACCGGTGTCGTCACCCTCCCCGAGGGCACCGAGATGGTCATGCCTGGTGACAACACCACGATGACCGTGAAGCTGATCCAGCCCATCGCGATGGAGGACAACCTCAAGTTCGCGATCCGGGAGGGTGGCCGCACGGTCGGCGCGGGTCGCGTCACCAAGATCATCAAGTGA